In Hippoglossus hippoglossus isolate fHipHip1 chromosome 24, fHipHip1.pri, whole genome shotgun sequence, a single genomic region encodes these proteins:
- the eif2b4 gene encoding translation initiation factor eIF-2B subunit delta → MADSAVTDEPETKDDIDRAKNDGKELTKEEKLRLRKEKKQQRKNKERKDDKESEKEKKSVPAAAPASQPPTQPTTHKAPPAVPAPAPVPVPASEAPAPADKPAKSKAELKAERRARQESDRASKQGKKGEVGPQASTSKAKAPPSELQPVVKRLPEHVQVDNPDVVKKLAKKLEKQQIPLRLDYGYKVSLFSHLHQYSRKSPLTQQLSIPSTVIHPAIVRLGLQYSQGIVAGSNARSVALLHAFKQVISDYTTPLNEELSRDLVNKLKPYISFLNQCRPLSASMGNAIKYIKKEISNIPSQCKEEEAKSKLLTNIECYIEEKIVLAAKAIAKYSIEKINDGDVILVYGCSSLVNHILCEAFKKNIKFRVIVVDSRPRLEGREALRRLVQGGIRCTYVLISAVSYILPEVSKVFLGAHALLANGYVMSRVGTSQIALVAKAFNVPVLVCCETYKFCERVQTDSFVSNELDDPDDLIVTRKGKTQLEDWHQVDFLGLLNLVYDVTPPDFVDLVITELGMIPCTSVPVVLRVKNVDQ, encoded by the exons ATGGCTGACAGCGCAGTGACAG ATGAACCTGAGACGAAAGATGATATCGATCGAGCAAAG AATGATGGCAAGGAGCTGACCAAGGAGGAGAAGCTGCGGctgaggaaagagaagaagcagcagaggaaaaacaaagagaggaaagatgACAAGGAAAgcgagaaagagaagaagtctgTCCCCGCAGCTGCTCCAGCATCTCAGCCTCCAACGCAACCCACGACACACAAAG ctcctccagcagtgCCTGCTCCTGCACCGGTTCCCGTGCCTGCCTCAGAAGCTCCTGCCCCGGCAGACAAGCCCGCTAAGAGTAAAGCGGAGCTAAAAGCCGAGAGGCGAGCCCGACAAGAGTCTGACAGGGCGTCCAAACAGGGCAAGAAGGGAGAGGTGGGTCCGCAGGCTTCCACTTCCAAAGCCAAAGCACCACCCAGCGAGCTGCAGCCAG TGGTGAAGAGGCTCCCAGAACATGTCCAAGTGGACAACCCGGATGTTGTAAAGAAACTGGCCAAGAAGCTGGAGAAACAACAG ATCCCGCTGCGGTTAGACTACGGCTACAAAGTCAGTCTGTTTTCTCACCTTCACCAATACAGTCGCAAATCTCCCCTTACACAACAACTCAG cattCCTTCCACAGTGATTCATCCTGCTATTGTACGACTGGGCCTCCAGTATTCACAGGGAATTGTGGCCGGATCCAATGCTCGCTCTGTAGCCCTGCTGCACGCCTTCAAACAG GTTATAAGTGACTATACCACACCTCTTAATGAAGAACTATCTAGAGACTTGGTCAACAAACTGAAACCTTATATCAG ttttttaaatcagtgtcgCCCTCTGTCAGCCAGCATGGGTAACGCAATCAAATACATCAAGAAGGAGATCTCCAATATTCCTAGTCAGTGCAAAGAAGAAGAG GCAAAGAGCAAACTGCTGACCAACATCGAGTGCTACATTGAAGAGAAGATCGTTCTTGCTGCTAAAGCTATTGCCAAGTATTCCATAGAGAAGATCAATGATGGAGACGTCATCCTAGTTTATGGATG CTCATCACTGGTCAACCACATCCTGTGCGAGGCCTTCAAGAAGAACATCAAGTTCCGTGTGATCGTGGTGGACAGCAGGCCGCGGCTGGAGGGCAGGGAGGCCCTGAGGCGCCTGGTCCAGGGAGGCATCCGCTGCACCTACGTCCTTATCTCGGCCGTCTCGTACATCCTTCCAGAG GTATCAAAGGTGTTCCTCGGGGCTCACGCTCTGCTGGCCAACGGTTACGTCATGTCCCGTGTGGGAACGTCACAGATAGCTCTGGTGGCCAAAGCCTTTAACGTGCCTGTGCTGGTGTGTTGTGAGACCTACAAGTTTTGTGAGAGGGTGCAGACGGATTCCTTCGTGTCCAATGAGCTCG ATGACCCAGACGACCTCATCGTGACCCGTAAAGGGAAGACTCAGCTGGAGGACTGGCACCAAGTGGACTTTCTCGGCCTGCTCAACCTGGTGTATGACGTGACGCCGCCGGACTTCGTGGACCTGGTCATCACAGAGCTGGGAATGATCCCGTGCACCTCAGTCCCCGTAGTGCTGCGAGTCAAAAACGTGGACCAGTGA
- the atraid gene encoding all-trans retinoic acid-induced differentiation factor: protein MKAGRIQLKPALLTLIFTACLYAGGERTEPQVCSLCSGSVLNGTSVGEFCSASAGRTHGRCCLRPDNTTDPERVIGLDLSNCSLTHVEDLHEASTAVIIDLSLNPIVNLSDTAFQGFIELNYLILPGDVDCPAGNTSWSKVELKDGNHLCEGQTNMCNQTGRLSMNCPENSLCAPYGPGFFECSCADDFHGYKCLREGEFPALQVFGPLGASAVVISFLLWVTQRRMVKPL, encoded by the exons ATGAAAGCTGGGCGCATCCAGCTGAAACCTGCGCTGCTCACCCTGATCTTCACCGCATGTCTGTACGCGGGGGGCGAGCGGACTGAGCCGCAG gTATGCAGTCTGTGCAGCGGCTCTGTGCTCAACGGCACTTCGGTAGGGGAGTTTTGCTCCGCGTCCGCCGGACGGACACACGGCCGCTGCTGCCTGAGACCTGACAACACAACCGACCCTGAACGCGTCATCGG gttggATCTATCCAACTGTTCCCTCACTCACGTAGAGGATCTGCATGAGGCTTCGACAGCGGTAATCAT AGACCTCTCACTTAATCCCATTGTGAACCTCAGCGACACAGCGTTTCAAGGATTTATTGAGTTAAATTACTT GATTTTGCCCGGAGACGTAGATTGTCCAGCAGGCAACACGTCGTGGTCGAAGGTGGAGCTCAAAGATGGAAATCATCTCTGTGAGGGCCAGACAAACATGTGCAATCAGACCGGACGGCTGT CCATGAACTGCCCGGAGAACTCCCTCTGCGCCCCCTACGGGCCCGGCTTCTTTGAGTGCAGCTGTGCTGACGACTTCCATGGATACAAGTGTCTGCGAGAG GGGGAGTTCCCGGCTCTCCAGGTGTTCGGGCCCCTTGGAGCATCTGCAGTCGTGATCTCTTTCCTGCTGTGGGTCACTCAGAGACGTATGGTCAAACCGCTCTGA